One window of Aspergillus oryzae RIB40 DNA, chromosome 3 genomic DNA carries:
- a CDS encoding uncharacterized protein (predicted protein) — protein MSTTTTEIQEIAEATHESFTIKDLVDFSGRTYGDWRDEFHRNGCVVLKNVISPERAKYYADKQIEWLKNFELGFDENDESTWTAEHLPVSFKGGMYFAYGSTHEKSVWEARTEPAIIEIFEKLWETKELLCSFDGINISLPRRKDLNWSPWPHCDQNPNRKGMQAVQGLINFAPNGPKDGGLMLMKGSAKLFDEFFAQKRDQYDHEDAPPPELKYMDLFLFHEKDVKWFEERGCELIKVNLEPGDFVLWDSRTMHYACFPEADQIRHAQYICMTPKRFATEKALELKKTCFENYLGTTHWPHCNIRPAAEKPMRDGKVCPKDRSEPFEKPVLTDAVLKLAGVKPY, from the exons AtgtccaccaccactactgAGATCCAAGAAATTGCCGAAGCAACCCATGAGTCCTTTACCATCAAGGACTTGGTTGACTTCAGCGGCCGTACATACGGTGATTGGCGTGATGAATTCCACCGCAATGGCTGTGTTGTCCTGAAGAATGTAATCAGCCCGGAGCGTGCGAAATACTATGCCGATAAGCAGATTGAATGGTTGAAGAACTTCGagcttggctttgatgagaACGATGAGAGCACCTGGACCGCAGAGCATCTACCAGTAAGCTTCAAGGGAGG AATGTATTTTGCTTACGGCTCCACTCATGAGAAGAGTGTCTGGGAAGCACGCACCGAGCCAGCTATCATTGAAATTTTCGAAAAGCTATGGGAAACGAAGGAGTTGCTTTGCTCCTTCGACGGTATCAACATCTCCCTCCCGCGCCGAAAGGATCTCAACTGGAGCCCATGGCCGCACTGTGATCAGAACCCAAATCGGAAAGG AATGCAAGCTGTTCAAGGCCTTATTAACTTTGCCCCCAATGGCCCCAAGGATGGCGGTCTGATGCTGATGAAGGGATCTGCCAAGCTCTTCGATGAGTTCTTTGCTCAAAAGCGAGATCAGTATGATCATGAAGATGCCCCACCCCCGGAGCTGAAATACATGGACCTCTTCCTATTCCATGAGAAGGATGTGAAGTGGTTTGAAGAGCGGGGGTGCGAACTCATCAAGGTCAACCTGGAACCCGGTGATTTTGTCCTCTGGGATTCCCGAACGATGCACTATGCTTGCTTCCCCGAAGCCGATCAGATCCGTCACGCACAGTATATTTGTATGACTCCCAAACGCTTTGCCACCGAGAAGGCattggagttgaagaagacctGCTTCGAGAACTATCTGGGCACTACCCACTGGCCCCATTG CAACATCCGTCCAGCGGCGGAGAAGCCCATGAGAGATGGCAAGGTGTGCCCGAAGGACCGAAGTGAGCCATTTGAGAAGCCGGTGTTGACCGACGCGGTACTGAAGCTGGCAGGAGTCAAGCCGTACTGA